The proteins below come from a single Serratia ficaria genomic window:
- a CDS encoding DUF1479 domain-containing protein — MASLRIDDIPAAIKSVKQQLRQALPNYREVFLALEDNIRGQVEQIRQELAAGENPVPQIDAEDILQQRVSERQKALIKQRGACAIRGVFPRARAEAWNREVGDYLDRNNFVERLKNAAEDNYFGKLAASKPQIYGIYWSKPQVEARQDARMHAVQVFLNSLWETESNGKQHFDPTRVATYADRTRRRPPNSSSLGLSPHVDSGTIERWLDENFRYVYRHVFSGDWQRYDPFAADGRTEVREIASPAVCSMFRTFQGWTALTPQRTNAGTLNLVPVANAMAYVLLRALQDDVADDDLCGAAPGRALSISEKWHPLLLSGISPIPDLEPGDTVFWHCDVIHAVENEHNGEFDSNVMYIAAAPGCAKNDAYLQRQLPSFIAGKTPPDFASDDFEVDFVGRATLSLLTPLGKRQLGVN, encoded by the coding sequence ATGGCTTCATTACGCATCGACGACATCCCGGCAGCGATTAAAAGCGTCAAACAGCAGCTGCGCCAGGCGTTGCCCAACTACCGCGAGGTGTTTTTGGCGCTGGAAGACAATATCCGCGGCCAGGTGGAACAGATCCGCCAGGAGCTGGCCGCCGGAGAAAATCCGGTGCCGCAAATCGACGCCGAAGACATTCTGCAGCAGCGCGTCAGCGAGCGGCAAAAAGCGCTGATCAAACAGCGCGGCGCCTGCGCCATCCGCGGCGTCTTTCCGCGCGCCAGGGCCGAAGCCTGGAACCGCGAGGTCGGCGATTACCTCGATCGCAATAACTTCGTCGAACGGCTGAAAAACGCCGCCGAAGACAACTACTTCGGCAAGCTGGCCGCCAGCAAGCCGCAGATCTACGGCATCTACTGGTCCAAACCGCAGGTCGAAGCGCGGCAGGATGCGCGCATGCATGCGGTGCAGGTGTTCCTCAACAGCCTGTGGGAAACCGAAAGCAACGGCAAACAGCACTTCGACCCGACGCGGGTCGCCACCTATGCCGATCGCACCCGCCGCCGCCCGCCGAACTCGTCGTCGCTGGGTTTGTCGCCGCACGTCGACAGCGGCACCATCGAGCGCTGGCTGGACGAAAACTTCCGCTACGTTTACCGCCACGTGTTCTCCGGCGACTGGCAGCGCTACGATCCTTTCGCCGCCGACGGCCGCACCGAGGTGCGCGAGATCGCCTCGCCGGCGGTGTGCTCGATGTTCCGCACCTTCCAGGGCTGGACGGCGCTGACGCCGCAGCGCACCAACGCCGGCACGCTCAACCTGGTGCCGGTCGCCAACGCCATGGCCTATGTGCTGCTGCGCGCGCTGCAGGACGACGTCGCCGACGACGATCTGTGCGGCGCGGCGCCGGGCCGTGCGCTGTCGATCTCGGAAAAATGGCATCCCCTTTTGCTCAGTGGGATTTCCCCTATTCCCGACCTGGAGCCGGGCGATACGGTGTTCTGGCACTGCGACGTGATCCACGCGGTGGAAAACGAACATAACGGCGAGTTCGACAGCAACGTGATGTACATCGCCGCCGCGCCGGGCTGCGCGAAGAACGACGCCTATCTGCAGCGCCAGCTGCCGAGCTTTATCGCCGGCAAGACGCCGCCGGATTTCGCCTCCGATGACTTCGAAGTGGACTTCGTCGGCCGCGCCACGCTCAGCCTGCTGACCCCGCTGGGCAAACGGCAGCTCGGCGTTAACTGA
- a CDS encoding sensor histidine kinase — protein sequence MLLAVFDRAALMLICLFFLTRTRLFRQLLQKEDHTPLELGIVTAIFSLFALFSTYSGINVEGSLVNVRVIAIMAGGILFGPWVGIITGIIAGVHRYLIDIGGITSVPCLITSIIAGISAGYINLKVKKEQRWRAGIIGGMLCESLTMLLIALWATPTSLGLDIISQIALPMILGTVCIGLIVLLVQSVEDEKEVIAARQAKLALDIAHKTLPYFRNINNESLGTICNIIRQDIQADAVAITDTHRVLAYVGVGQEAYPIGREGLSRVTRESIRHGKIIIKNNLENPATPQIHSQLVVPLWEKGEVTGVLKIYYCHAHQITNTLKVMAVGLSQIISTQMEVSRIEHLRQMADKAEMRALQSKINPHFLFNALNAISSSIRLNPDTARQLIINLSRYLRYNLELNDELIDIRKELHQIQDYIAIEQARFGAKLTVIYDIDDDISVRIPSLLIQPLVENAIVHGIQPCKGKGVVVIAVKDGGDRVKISVKDTGHGIDGETIARVARNEMPGHNIGLLNVHHRVSLLYGQGLRIRRLEPGTEIAFYISKNGGKLPAERGVLPAGEAS from the coding sequence ATGCTGTTAGCGGTGTTTGATCGCGCCGCGCTGATGTTAATCTGCCTGTTTTTCCTGACCCGCACCCGGCTGTTCCGCCAACTGCTGCAGAAAGAAGACCATACGCCGCTCGAGCTGGGCATCGTCACGGCGATCTTCTCGCTGTTCGCGCTGTTCAGCACCTATTCCGGCATCAACGTCGAAGGCTCGCTGGTCAACGTGCGGGTGATCGCCATCATGGCCGGCGGCATCCTGTTCGGCCCCTGGGTGGGCATCATTACCGGCATCATCGCCGGGGTGCATCGCTATCTGATCGACATCGGCGGCATCACTTCGGTGCCTTGCCTGATCACCAGCATCATCGCCGGCATCAGCGCCGGTTACATCAACCTCAAGGTAAAGAAGGAGCAGCGCTGGCGCGCCGGCATCATCGGCGGCATGCTGTGCGAATCCCTGACGATGCTGCTGATCGCGCTGTGGGCCACCCCGACCTCGCTCGGGCTGGACATCATCTCGCAGATTGCGCTGCCGATGATCCTCGGCACGGTGTGCATCGGGCTGATCGTGCTGCTGGTGCAGAGCGTCGAGGATGAAAAAGAGGTGATCGCCGCCCGCCAGGCCAAGCTGGCGCTGGATATAGCCCATAAAACCCTGCCCTACTTCCGCAACATCAACAACGAGTCGCTGGGCACCATCTGCAACATTATCCGCCAGGACATTCAGGCCGACGCGGTGGCGATCACCGATACCCACCGGGTGCTGGCCTACGTCGGCGTGGGCCAGGAAGCCTACCCGATCGGCCGCGAGGGGCTGAGCCGCGTCACCCGCGAGAGCATCCGCCACGGCAAGATCATCATCAAGAATAACCTGGAGAACCCGGCCACGCCGCAGATCCACTCGCAGCTGGTGGTGCCGCTGTGGGAAAAGGGCGAAGTGACCGGCGTGCTGAAGATTTACTACTGCCACGCGCACCAGATAACCAACACGCTGAAGGTGATGGCGGTCGGCCTGTCGCAGATCATCTCCACCCAGATGGAGGTGTCGCGCATCGAGCACCTGCGCCAGATGGCGGACAAGGCTGAAATGCGCGCGCTGCAGAGCAAGATCAATCCGCACTTCCTGTTCAACGCGCTGAACGCCATTTCTTCGTCGATTCGGCTCAATCCGGACACCGCCCGCCAGCTGATCATCAACCTGTCGCGCTACCTGCGTTACAACCTGGAGCTGAACGACGAACTGATCGACATCCGCAAGGAACTGCACCAGATCCAGGACTATATCGCCATCGAACAGGCGCGCTTCGGCGCCAAACTGACGGTGATTTACGACATCGACGACGATATTTCGGTGCGCATTCCCAGCCTGCTGATCCAACCGCTGGTGGAGAACGCCATCGTGCACGGCATCCAGCCCTGCAAGGGCAAAGGGGTGGTGGTGATCGCGGTGAAAGACGGCGGCGATCGGGTGAAGATTTCGGTCAAGGACACCGGGCACGGCATCGACGGGGAAACCATCGCCCGGGTGGCGCGCAACGAAATGCCGGGCCACAATATCGGCCTGCTCAACGTGCATCACCGGGTTTCGCTGCTGTACGGCCAGGGCTTGCGCATCCGCCGCCTGGAGCCCGGCACCGAAATCGCCTTTTACATCAGCAAAAACGGCGGCAAGCTGCCGGCGGAACGCGGCGTCTTGCCGGCCGGGGAGGCCTCATGA
- a CDS encoding LytR/AlgR family response regulator transcription factor: MKAIIVEDEFLAQEELSYLIKKHSNIAIEATFEDGLDVLKYLQNHQVDAIFLDINIPSLDGVLLAQNISKFAHRPSIVFITAYKEHAVEAFEIEAFDYILKPYHEARIVTMLQKLEALHNRPASAPEHSAAPGRGGHSINLIKDERIIVTDINDIYYAAADEKVTRVYTRREEFVMPMNLTEFYGRLPEEHFFRCHRSYCVNLSKIREIVPWFNNTYILRLSDLEFEVPVSRSKVKEFRQLMRL; this comes from the coding sequence ATGAAAGCCATCATCGTGGAGGACGAATTCCTCGCGCAGGAAGAGCTCAGCTACCTGATCAAAAAGCACAGCAACATCGCGATCGAAGCCACCTTCGAAGACGGCCTGGACGTGCTGAAGTACCTGCAGAATCATCAGGTCGACGCCATCTTCCTCGACATCAATATTCCGTCGCTGGACGGCGTGCTGCTGGCGCAGAACATCAGCAAATTCGCCCATCGCCCGTCGATCGTGTTCATCACCGCCTACAAAGAGCATGCGGTGGAGGCGTTCGAGATCGAGGCGTTCGACTATATCCTCAAGCCCTATCACGAGGCGCGCATCGTCACCATGCTGCAAAAGCTGGAGGCGCTGCACAACCGCCCCGCCAGCGCGCCGGAGCACAGCGCGGCGCCGGGGCGCGGCGGCCACAGCATCAACCTGATTAAAGACGAACGGATCATCGTTACCGACATCAACGACATCTACTACGCCGCCGCCGACGAGAAAGTGACGCGGGTCTACACCCGCCGCGAAGAGTTTGTGATGCCGATGAACCTCACGGAGTTTTACGGCCGCCTGCCGGAGGAGCATTTCTTCCGCTGCCACCGCTCCTACTGCGTCAACCTGTCGAAAATCCGCGAGATCGTGCCCTGGTTCAACAACACCTACATTCTGCGGCTGAGCGACCTGGAGTTTGAAGTGCCGGTCAGCCGCAGCAAGGTGAAGGAATTCCGCCAGCTGATGCGCTTGTAG
- a CDS encoding DUF2502 domain-containing protein: MKKTLLLLAALLALPLASHAGVSIGVNVPGLSLHIGDRDNRGHYWDGYRWRDPRWWSEHRVYQRPRGHYYGPPPRVIYYEPPRREWRGRPHYRMPPPPPPGYYHRPGPRW, translated from the coding sequence ATGAAAAAAACACTGTTGTTACTGGCGGCGCTGCTGGCGCTGCCGCTGGCGAGCCACGCCGGAGTGTCGATCGGCGTTAACGTTCCGGGTCTGTCATTGCATATCGGCGACCGCGACAATCGCGGCCACTACTGGGACGGTTACCGCTGGCGCGATCCGCGCTGGTGGTCTGAGCATCGCGTCTATCAACGGCCGCGCGGCCACTATTACGGGCCGCCGCCGCGGGTGATCTACTATGAGCCGCCGCGGCGCGAATGGCGCGGACGGCCGCACTACCGCATGCCGCCCCCGCCGCCGCCAGGCTATTACCATCGCCCGGGGCCGCGCTGGTAA
- a CDS encoding L-lactate MFS transporter: MNTKPANRSLIVLGTIICQMGLGTIYTWSLFNQPLVDKFHWGLADVATTFSITSFFLAFATLFAGKLQERFGIRNLTLCAGVLVGLGLIASAHVSSLDMIYLLAGVVVGFAVGIAYISTLSNLIKWFPANKGLISGISVGAFGSGSLLFKYVNAALIADVGVSGAFFYWGAIVMALIVLGSLLLKEPVLANQPAQRNANGLGNDFSVRQMLATKEAYLLFIIFFAACMSGLYLIGIVKDMGVQLAGMDLATAANTVSAVAIFNTAGRIILGTLSDKVGRMRVISFTMLVTVLAIVALSFLTLNHTLFFICVGAVAFCFGGNITVFPAIVGDFFGLKNHSKNYGIIYQGFGLGALAGSFVAKYFGGFHATFMVIGVLSAASLLITLFIKAPKAVEQEEEGRQAAELAKA, encoded by the coding sequence ATGAACACCAAACCGGCAAATCGCAGCTTAATCGTTCTCGGCACCATCATCTGTCAGATGGGTCTGGGGACCATCTATACCTGGAGCCTGTTCAACCAGCCGTTGGTCGACAAGTTCCACTGGGGCCTGGCGGACGTCGCCACCACCTTCTCCATCACCAGCTTCTTCCTGGCCTTCGCCACGCTGTTCGCCGGCAAGCTGCAGGAACGCTTCGGCATCCGCAACCTGACGCTGTGCGCCGGCGTGCTGGTCGGCCTGGGATTGATCGCCAGCGCCCACGTCAGCTCGCTCGACATGATTTACCTGCTGGCCGGCGTGGTGGTGGGCTTCGCGGTCGGCATCGCCTACATCTCTACCCTGTCCAACCTGATTAAATGGTTCCCGGCCAACAAGGGGCTGATTTCCGGCATCTCCGTCGGCGCCTTCGGCAGCGGCAGCCTGCTGTTCAAATACGTCAACGCCGCGCTGATTGCCGACGTCGGCGTCTCCGGCGCCTTCTTCTACTGGGGCGCCATCGTGATGGCCTTGATCGTGCTGGGCTCGCTGCTGCTGAAAGAGCCGGTGCTGGCCAACCAGCCGGCGCAACGCAACGCCAACGGCCTGGGCAACGACTTCAGCGTGCGCCAGATGCTGGCCACCAAGGAAGCCTACCTGCTGTTCATCATTTTCTTCGCGGCCTGCATGAGCGGCCTGTACCTGATTGGCATCGTGAAAGACATGGGCGTACAGCTGGCCGGGATGGATCTGGCCACCGCCGCCAACACCGTCTCTGCGGTGGCTATCTTCAACACCGCCGGCCGCATCATCCTCGGCACCCTGTCCGATAAGGTGGGCCGCATGCGCGTTATCAGCTTCACCATGCTGGTGACGGTGCTGGCGATCGTCGCGCTGAGCTTCCTGACCCTGAACCATACGCTGTTCTTTATCTGCGTCGGCGCGGTCGCCTTCTGCTTCGGCGGCAACATCACCGTATTCCCGGCGATTGTCGGCGACTTCTTCGGCCTGAAAAACCACAGCAAGAACTACGGCATCATCTACCAGGGCTTCGGCCTGGGCGCGCTGGCCGGTTCGTTCGTCGCCAAATACTTCGGCGGCTTCCACGCCACCTTTATGGTGATTGGCGTGCTGTCGGCTGCATCACTGCTGATTACCCTGTTCATCAAGGCGCCGAAAGCGGTGGAGCAGGAAGAGGAAGGCCGCCAGGCGGCGGAGCTGGCCAAAGCCTGA
- the glk gene encoding glucokinase, with product MTYALVGDVGGTNARLALCTVATGEITQAKTYSGLEFDSLEAVIRHYLQERGIAVQDACIAIACPVTEDWVAMTNHSWAFSIKEMKANLGLSHLEVINDFTAVSMAIPMLSPDDVLQFGGGSAQHDKPIAVYGAGTGLGVAHLVQVNRRWVSLPGEGGHVDFAPNSEEEDVILEVLRAEVGHVSAERVLSGPGLLNLYRAIVKADDRLPEKLEPKDVTERALADSCIDCRRALSLFCVIMGRFGGNLALNLGTFGGVYIAGGIVPRFMEFFKASGFRAAFEDKGRFRDYVRDIPVFMITHGQPGLLGAGAHLRQTLGMHL from the coding sequence ATGACCTATGCCCTCGTAGGTGATGTTGGCGGCACCAATGCCCGCCTGGCGCTGTGCACTGTTGCGACGGGTGAAATTACCCAGGCAAAAACCTATTCCGGCCTCGAATTCGACAGCCTGGAGGCGGTGATCCGCCACTATCTGCAAGAACGGGGTATCGCGGTGCAGGACGCCTGCATCGCGATCGCCTGCCCGGTGACCGAAGACTGGGTGGCGATGACCAACCACAGCTGGGCGTTCTCGATCAAGGAGATGAAGGCCAACCTGGGGCTGAGCCACCTGGAGGTGATCAACGACTTTACCGCGGTGTCGATGGCGATCCCGATGCTGTCGCCGGACGACGTGCTGCAGTTTGGCGGCGGCAGCGCGCAGCACGACAAGCCGATTGCGGTTTACGGCGCCGGCACCGGGCTGGGCGTCGCCCATCTGGTGCAGGTCAACCGCCGCTGGGTCAGCCTGCCGGGTGAGGGCGGCCACGTCGATTTTGCGCCGAACAGCGAAGAAGAAGACGTCATTCTGGAGGTGCTGCGCGCCGAAGTGGGGCACGTTTCCGCCGAGCGGGTCTTGTCCGGTCCGGGATTGCTCAATCTGTACCGCGCCATCGTCAAGGCGGATGACCGCCTGCCGGAGAAGCTGGAGCCGAAGGACGTCACCGAACGCGCGCTGGCCGACAGCTGTATCGACTGCCGCCGCGCCCTGTCGCTGTTCTGCGTGATCATGGGGCGTTTTGGCGGCAACCTGGCGCTGAACCTCGGCACCTTCGGCGGCGTATATATCGCCGGCGGCATCGTGCCGCGCTTTATGGAGTTTTTCAAAGCCTCCGGGTTCCGCGCCGCTTTCGAAGACAAAGGGCGGTTCCGGGATTACGTGCGCGACATCCCGGTGTTCATGATCACCCACGGCCAGCCGGGCCTGCTGGGGGCGGGCGCCCACCTGCGCCAGACGCTGGGCATGCATCTGTAA
- a CDS encoding ion channel protein, giving the protein MLHPRANAMLAFALPALIIGSASSLVLILVIKFAEALQRLLWVNIPAALNIDSASPWWLLGILTLAGVAVGLIVRYMPGHAGPDPATESLIGMPLPLAAVPGLGLALIIGLAGGVSLGPENPITAINIALVVAAGSRLLPKVPRMDWIILAAAGTIGAMFGTPVAAALIFSQTLAGNNEVPLWDRLFAPLMAAAAGAVTTQLFFTPNFALRLDAYDITRLPDIFSGAVVALIAIALGMVALWCFPHAHRLFHSIKNPVLMLGLGGFALGVLALFGGEITLFKGLDEMKRLAADDGYSVAALLTITLTKLAALVIAAASGFRGGRIFPAVFVGVALGLMLHQHVPAVPAAITVSCAIMGLVLVVTRDGWLSLFMAIAVVPDLHLLPVLCVVMLPAWLVLAGKPLMLVNKRQPPRGD; this is encoded by the coding sequence ATGCTGCACCCGCGCGCCAATGCCATGTTGGCCTTCGCTCTGCCCGCGCTGATTATCGGTTCCGCCTCCAGCCTGGTGCTCATTCTGGTGATAAAGTTCGCCGAAGCGCTGCAGCGGCTGCTGTGGGTCAACATTCCCGCCGCGCTGAACATCGATAGCGCTTCCCCCTGGTGGCTGCTCGGCATTCTGACGCTGGCCGGCGTGGCGGTCGGGCTGATCGTGCGCTACATGCCCGGCCACGCCGGGCCGGATCCGGCGACGGAATCGCTGATCGGCATGCCGTTGCCGCTGGCCGCGGTGCCCGGCCTGGGGCTGGCGTTGATTATCGGGCTGGCCGGCGGCGTCAGCCTGGGGCCGGAGAACCCGATCACCGCCATCAATATCGCGCTGGTGGTGGCCGCAGGCTCTCGCCTGCTGCCGAAGGTGCCGCGCATGGACTGGATCATTCTGGCGGCGGCGGGCACCATCGGCGCCATGTTCGGCACCCCGGTGGCCGCGGCGCTGATTTTTTCACAAACCCTGGCGGGCAATAATGAGGTGCCGCTGTGGGACCGGCTGTTTGCGCCGCTGATGGCCGCCGCGGCCGGCGCGGTGACTACCCAGCTGTTTTTCACCCCGAATTTCGCGCTGCGGCTCGACGCCTACGACATCACCCGGCTGCCGGACATTTTCAGCGGCGCGGTGGTGGCGCTGATCGCCATCGCCCTGGGCATGGTGGCGCTGTGGTGCTTTCCCCACGCCCATCGGCTGTTCCACTCGATAAAAAATCCGGTGCTGATGCTGGGGCTGGGCGGTTTCGCGCTCGGCGTGCTGGCGTTGTTCGGCGGTGAGATCACCCTGTTCAAGGGGCTGGATGAGATGAAGCGCCTGGCCGCAGACGACGGCTATTCGGTGGCGGCGTTGCTGACCATTACGCTGACCAAGCTGGCGGCGCTGGTGATCGCCGCCGCCAGCGGTTTTCGCGGCGGTCGCATCTTCCCGGCGGTGTTTGTCGGCGTGGCGCTGGGGCTGATGCTGCATCAGCACGTGCCGGCGGTGCCGGCGGCGATCACCGTTTCCTGCGCCATCATGGGGCTGGTGCTGGTGGTCACGCGCGACGGCTGGCTCAGCCTGTTCATGGCGATAGCGGTGGTGCCGGACCTGCACCTGCTGCCGGTATTGTGCGTGGTGATGCTGCCCGCCTGGCTGGTGCTGGCGGGCAAGCCGTTGATGCTGGTGAACAAACGCCAGCCGCCGCGCGGCGACTAG
- a CDS encoding aspartate/glutamate racemase family protein, producing the protein MKVLGLLGGMSWESTIPYYRMINEQVKERLGGLHSAKIVLYSVDFQQVERLQHQGDWEGAGQLLAAAAVSLRAAGAEALVICTNTMHKVAEAVELASGLPLIHIADATARQVRQQDIRRVGLLGTRFTMEQEFYRGRLQQRHGIEVVTPVAADRDIVHRIIYEELCLGKVRDASRDEYRRIISDLEQQGANGIIFGCTEIGLLVGAQDASVPVFDTTAIHARAAAEYALA; encoded by the coding sequence ATGAAAGTGTTGGGTTTGCTGGGCGGCATGAGCTGGGAATCGACCATCCCTTATTACCGCATGATCAATGAACAGGTGAAGGAGCGCCTCGGCGGTCTGCATTCGGCCAAAATCGTGCTCTACAGCGTCGATTTCCAGCAGGTGGAACGCCTGCAGCATCAGGGCGACTGGGAAGGGGCCGGGCAACTGCTGGCCGCCGCCGCCGTCTCGCTGCGCGCCGCCGGCGCCGAGGCGCTGGTGATTTGCACCAACACCATGCACAAGGTGGCGGAGGCGGTTGAGCTGGCCAGCGGCCTGCCGCTGATCCACATCGCCGACGCCACGGCGCGGCAGGTGCGGCAGCAGGATATTCGCCGCGTCGGGCTATTGGGAACCCGCTTCACCATGGAGCAGGAGTTTTACCGCGGCCGCTTGCAGCAGCGGCATGGTATCGAGGTGGTGACGCCGGTCGCCGCCGATCGCGATATCGTCCACCGCATAATCTACGAAGAGCTGTGTCTGGGGAAAGTTCGCGATGCGTCGCGCGACGAGTATCGCCGCATTATCAGCGATTTAGAGCAACAGGGCGCGAACGGCATTATCTTCGGCTGCACCGAGATCGGTTTGCTGGTCGGCGCGCAGGATGCCTCGGTGCCGGTGTTCGACACCACCGCCATCCATGCGCGCGCCGCCGCGGAGTATGCGCTGGCCTAG
- a CDS encoding multidrug/biocide efflux PACE transporter: MQLQNKSFIERIVHAVGFEAIAVMVCAPLGAWLLNRSMMQVGALAVMLSTVAMVWNMVYNTAFDRLWPVSRVARNLKVRVLHAVGFEAGFILIGVPIAAWMLSITLVQAFMLELGFFLFFLPYTMFYNWLYDTLRQRWFEARQPLNSGAK; encoded by the coding sequence ATGCAACTGCAAAACAAGTCTTTCATTGAACGTATCGTCCACGCCGTCGGCTTCGAAGCCATCGCCGTGATGGTTTGCGCCCCGCTGGGCGCGTGGCTGCTCAACCGCTCGATGATGCAGGTCGGCGCTCTGGCGGTGATGCTGTCCACCGTCGCCATGGTCTGGAACATGGTCTACAACACGGCGTTCGACCGCCTGTGGCCGGTAAGCCGGGTGGCGCGTAATCTGAAGGTGCGGGTGCTGCACGCCGTCGGTTTCGAAGCCGGCTTTATCCTGATCGGCGTGCCGATCGCCGCCTGGATGCTGAGCATTACGCTGGTGCAGGCCTTTATGCTGGAACTTGGTTTCTTCCTGTTCTTCCTGCCGTACACCATGTTCTACAACTGGTTGTACGATACGCTGCGTCAGCGCTGGTTCGAGGCGCGTCAGCCGCTCAATTCCGGTGCCAAATAA
- a CDS encoding alpha-keto acid decarboxylase family protein has protein sequence MSKNYRVADYLLDRLAQIGIRHFFGVPGDYNLQFLDHVIAHRQITWVGCANELNAAYAADGYARCKPAAALLTTFGVGELSAVNGIAGSYAEYLPVIHVVGTPALRAQRAGDLLHHSLGDGDFGHFARMAREVTVAQANLTADNAAAEIDRLLTTALFEHRPVYLMLPSDVAEAPLASRPAPLMLRQARLSQTSLQAFIAAAREKLQGARRVSLLADFLAERFGAEAALDRWMNEVAMPHSTLLLGKSVLDETRAGFIGTYTGAASDPQVKQLIENADVVINVGVRFTDTITAGFSHNLPPEKCIDVQPFEARVGQQVFGQIPMRAAVNALHQLSLSLAERWQLPPMTRPSLPAAGDAGLDQHGFWQQLQDFLRPGDMLIADQGTACFGAAGLSLPQGCRFIVQSLWGSIGYTLPAAFGAQTAEPERRVLLVIGDGAAQLTVQELGSMLRDGLKPVIFLLNNQGYTVERAIHGPEQRYNDIAQWNWTQLPQALAGQRPVNILRVSEPEQLRQALREVADSRQLAFIEVVLPKMDIPELLDTVSRAIQSRNAAA, from the coding sequence ATGAGCAAAAACTATAGGGTCGCCGATTATCTTCTCGATCGTTTAGCCCAGATTGGCATTCGCCATTTCTTCGGCGTACCGGGCGATTACAACCTGCAGTTTCTCGATCACGTGATAGCCCACCGGCAAATCACCTGGGTGGGCTGCGCCAACGAGCTGAATGCCGCCTACGCCGCAGACGGCTACGCGCGCTGCAAGCCGGCGGCGGCGCTGCTGACCACCTTCGGGGTGGGAGAACTGAGCGCGGTGAACGGCATCGCCGGCAGCTATGCCGAATATCTGCCGGTGATCCACGTGGTCGGCACGCCGGCGCTGCGCGCCCAGCGAGCCGGTGATTTGCTGCACCATTCGTTGGGCGATGGCGATTTCGGGCATTTTGCCCGCATGGCGCGGGAGGTGACGGTGGCGCAGGCCAACCTGACCGCCGACAACGCCGCAGCGGAAATCGATCGCCTGCTGACCACCGCGCTGTTTGAGCATCGCCCGGTGTATCTGATGTTGCCGAGCGACGTGGCGGAAGCGCCGCTGGCTTCCCGGCCGGCGCCGCTGATGCTGCGGCAGGCCAGGCTGTCGCAGACGTCGCTGCAGGCCTTTATCGCCGCGGCGCGTGAAAAACTGCAGGGTGCGCGGCGGGTGTCGCTGCTGGCGGATTTCCTGGCGGAACGCTTTGGCGCCGAAGCAGCGCTGGACCGCTGGATGAATGAGGTGGCGATGCCGCATTCAACCCTGCTGCTGGGCAAAAGCGTGCTGGACGAGACCCGCGCCGGGTTTATCGGCACCTATACCGGCGCCGCCAGCGATCCGCAGGTCAAACAGTTGATAGAGAATGCGGACGTGGTGATTAACGTCGGGGTGCGTTTCACCGACACCATCACCGCCGGCTTCAGCCATAACCTGCCGCCGGAGAAGTGCATCGACGTCCAGCCGTTCGAGGCGCGGGTCGGCCAGCAGGTGTTCGGCCAGATCCCGATGCGCGCTGCGGTTAACGCGCTGCATCAGCTGAGCCTGTCGCTGGCTGAGCGGTGGCAACTGCCGCCGATGACCCGCCCGTCGCTGCCGGCCGCCGGCGACGCCGGGCTGGATCAGCACGGCTTCTGGCAACAGCTGCAGGATTTCTTGCGGCCGGGCGATATGCTGATCGCCGATCAGGGCACCGCCTGCTTTGGCGCCGCCGGGTTGAGCTTGCCGCAGGGATGCCGGTTTATCGTCCAGTCGCTGTGGGGATCGATAGGCTATACCCTGCCGGCGGCGTTTGGCGCGCAGACCGCCGAGCCTGAGCGGCGGGTGCTGCTGGTGATCGGCGACGGCGCCGCGCAGCTCACCGTGCAGGAGCTGGGGTCTATGCTGCGCGACGGCCTGAAGCCGGTGATCTTCCTGCTGAATAACCAGGGGTACACCGTCGAACGGGCGATCCACGGGCCGGAACAGCGTTACAACGACATCGCCCAGTGGAACTGGACGCAGCTGCCGCAGGCGCTGGCCGGCCAGCGCCCGGTGAACATCCTGCGCGTCAGCGAGCCGGAGCAGCTGCGCCAGGCGCTGCGCGAGGTGGCGGACAGCCGCCAGCTGGCGTTTATCGAAGTGGTGTTGCCGAAAATGGATATTCCGGAGCTGCTGGATACCGTTTCGCGCGCCATTCAGTCACGCAACGCCGCGGCCTGA